In one Perca fluviatilis chromosome 7, GENO_Pfluv_1.0, whole genome shotgun sequence genomic region, the following are encoded:
- the LOC120562035 gene encoding myelin-associated glycoprotein-like isoform X2, with the protein MDFLKWPLFFVCLCSKGSETEGSSWTIKVPSSVKGLPGSCVVIPCSFNYPDPGRVVTEFTGMWAEGEHELIYHPDKLTVKQQYRSRTELLGDISLKNCSFKIDPLRQSDQGPFYFRIEMAGYEKFSYKENRVSITMSVPNPIQFSVKEEVVEGDKVSASCSVSHSCPTSPPVFTWSHKGHTHVQPQQLDDGQWRATSTINFQATSADHNKPLKCTVTYHGGQHQTTSRDLKVKYAPVNVTVEHKSDVKEGEAVRLRCSSDANPPASSYQWHNETGAQLHQGNVYMLPNVSRHTGALYCTAINAVGQGNSTPVQLNVLYAPEIKTASSCSSEADMVKCVCIAESKPPSMVYFVLSDRVLPSTKVEKHGFVTIGTLRAKFGSSEAVYCLANNTLGNANLTLPLPNSKMQNLYIIIASGAGGILVMLLITVIVVKKRGRSKDAPTPRMNSLKTDKDVVLPQYAPTKRIERCYDEVQCSGIYVDDHVYGNMETDCDETIYANM; encoded by the exons ATGGACTTTCTCAAGTGGCCTCTGTTTTTTGTGTGCCTTTGCTCTAAGG GTTCTGAAACTGAAGGCTCATCTTGGACAATTAAGGTGCCGTCCTCAGTAAAAGGTCTCCCTGGATCCTGTGTGGTGATCCCCTGCTCGTTCAACTACCCAGATCCAGGCAGGGTGGTCACTGAATTCACTGGGATGTGGGCCGAGGGGGAACATGAGCTCATCTATCACCCAGACAAGTTAACAGTGAAGCAGCAGTATCGGAGTCGGACAGAGCTGCTGGGAGACATCAGTCTGAAGAACTGTTCATTTAAGATTGATCCCCTTCGACAAAGTGACCAAGGGCCGTTTTATTTCAGGATCGAAATGGCAGGCTATGAAAAGTTTTCTTACAAAGAGAACAGAGTCTCCATTACAATGA GTGTACCAAATCCCATCCAGTTCTCTGTGAAAGAGGAGGTAGTGGAAGGTGATAAGGTGTCTGCATCCTGCTCAGTGTCTCACTCCTGCCCCACCTCTCCTCCTGTCTTCACCTGGAGTCAcaaaggacacacacatgtCCAACCACAGCAGCTTGACGATGGCCAGTGGAGAGCGACATCTACCATAAACTTTCAAGCTACCAGCGCTGATCACAACAAGCCTTTAAAGTGTACTGTAACATACCATGGAGGGCAGCACCAAACAACATCCAGAGACCTCAAAGTAAAAT ATGCCCCAGTAAATGTGACGGTTGAGCACAAGTCAGATGTAAAGGAGGGAGAAGCTGTGCGGCTGAGATGCTCCAGTGATGCTAACCCCCCTGCCAGCAGCTATCAGTGGCATAATGAAACTGGTGCTCAGCTGCATCAAGGAAACGTCTACATGCTGCCAAATGTCTCCAGACACACAGGAGCTCTGTACTGTACTGCCATCAATGCAGTAGGACAAGGCAATTCAACCCCTGTGCAGCTTAATGTGTTAT ATGCCCCTGAGATTAAGACGGCTTCTTCCTGCTCCTCAGAGGCAGATATggtaaagtgtgtgtgcattgcGGAGTCCAAGCCTCCCAGCATGGTCTATTTTGTGCTTTCTGACAGAGTCCTGCCAAGCACCAAGGTAGAGAAACATGGCTTTGTTACCATTGGAACTCTGCGGGCAAAGTTTGGATCTTCTGAGGCTGTCTACTGTCTGGCAAACAACACCCTGGGTAATGCCAACCTCACACTCCCTTTACCTAACA GTAAGATGCAGAATCTTTATATTATCATCGCTTCTGGAGCAGGAGGGATTTTGGTGATGCTTTTAATAACAGTGATAGTTGTTAAAAAACG GGGGAGGTCTAAGGATGCACCAACACCTCGCATGAACTCACTGAAAACAGATAAAGATGTGGTGCTCCCTCAGTATGCTCCAACAAAAAG AATAGAAAGGTGCTATGATGAGGTACAGTGCTCTGGCATTTACGTCGATGATCATGTGTATGGCAACATGGAG ACTGACTGCGATGAAACAATATATGCCAACATGTAA
- the LOC120562035 gene encoding myelin-associated glycoprotein-like isoform X1, with translation MDFLKWPLFFVCLCSKGSETEGSSWTIKVPSSVKGLPGSCVVIPCSFNYPDPGRVVTEFTGMWAEGEHELIYHPDKLTVKQQYRSRTELLGDISLKNCSFKIDPLRQSDQGPFYFRIEMAGYEKFSYKENRVSITMSVPNPIQFSVKEEVVEGDKVSASCSVSHSCPTSPPVFTWSHKGHTHVQPQQLDDGQWRATSTINFQATSADHNKPLKCTVTYHGGQHQTTSRDLKVKYAPVNVTVEHKSDVKEGEAVRLRCSSDANPPASSYQWHNETGAQLHQGNVYMLPNVSRHTGALYCTAINAVGQGNSTPVQLNVLYAPEIKTASSCSSEADMVKCVCIAESKPPSMVYFVLSDRVLPSTKVEKHGFVTIGTLRAKFGSSEAVYCLANNTLGNANLTLPLPNSKMQNLYIIIASGAGGILVMLLITVIVVKKRRGRSKDAPTPRMNSLKTDKDVVLPQYAPTKRIERCYDEVQCSGIYVDDHVYGNMETDCDETIYANM, from the exons ATGGACTTTCTCAAGTGGCCTCTGTTTTTTGTGTGCCTTTGCTCTAAGG GTTCTGAAACTGAAGGCTCATCTTGGACAATTAAGGTGCCGTCCTCAGTAAAAGGTCTCCCTGGATCCTGTGTGGTGATCCCCTGCTCGTTCAACTACCCAGATCCAGGCAGGGTGGTCACTGAATTCACTGGGATGTGGGCCGAGGGGGAACATGAGCTCATCTATCACCCAGACAAGTTAACAGTGAAGCAGCAGTATCGGAGTCGGACAGAGCTGCTGGGAGACATCAGTCTGAAGAACTGTTCATTTAAGATTGATCCCCTTCGACAAAGTGACCAAGGGCCGTTTTATTTCAGGATCGAAATGGCAGGCTATGAAAAGTTTTCTTACAAAGAGAACAGAGTCTCCATTACAATGA GTGTACCAAATCCCATCCAGTTCTCTGTGAAAGAGGAGGTAGTGGAAGGTGATAAGGTGTCTGCATCCTGCTCAGTGTCTCACTCCTGCCCCACCTCTCCTCCTGTCTTCACCTGGAGTCAcaaaggacacacacatgtCCAACCACAGCAGCTTGACGATGGCCAGTGGAGAGCGACATCTACCATAAACTTTCAAGCTACCAGCGCTGATCACAACAAGCCTTTAAAGTGTACTGTAACATACCATGGAGGGCAGCACCAAACAACATCCAGAGACCTCAAAGTAAAAT ATGCCCCAGTAAATGTGACGGTTGAGCACAAGTCAGATGTAAAGGAGGGAGAAGCTGTGCGGCTGAGATGCTCCAGTGATGCTAACCCCCCTGCCAGCAGCTATCAGTGGCATAATGAAACTGGTGCTCAGCTGCATCAAGGAAACGTCTACATGCTGCCAAATGTCTCCAGACACACAGGAGCTCTGTACTGTACTGCCATCAATGCAGTAGGACAAGGCAATTCAACCCCTGTGCAGCTTAATGTGTTAT ATGCCCCTGAGATTAAGACGGCTTCTTCCTGCTCCTCAGAGGCAGATATggtaaagtgtgtgtgcattgcGGAGTCCAAGCCTCCCAGCATGGTCTATTTTGTGCTTTCTGACAGAGTCCTGCCAAGCACCAAGGTAGAGAAACATGGCTTTGTTACCATTGGAACTCTGCGGGCAAAGTTTGGATCTTCTGAGGCTGTCTACTGTCTGGCAAACAACACCCTGGGTAATGCCAACCTCACACTCCCTTTACCTAACA GTAAGATGCAGAATCTTTATATTATCATCGCTTCTGGAGCAGGAGGGATTTTGGTGATGCTTTTAATAACAGTGATAGTTGTTAAAAAACG CAGGGGGAGGTCTAAGGATGCACCAACACCTCGCATGAACTCACTGAAAACAGATAAAGATGTGGTGCTCCCTCAGTATGCTCCAACAAAAAG AATAGAAAGGTGCTATGATGAGGTACAGTGCTCTGGCATTTACGTCGATGATCATGTGTATGGCAACATGGAG ACTGACTGCGATGAAACAATATATGCCAACATGTAA